A portion of the Poecilia reticulata strain Guanapo linkage group LG23, Guppy_female_1.0+MT, whole genome shotgun sequence genome contains these proteins:
- the LOC103459615 gene encoding fish-egg lectin-like, producing MEGTYGNLDPEESVYQTSTCNDSGSSSSKVRLYLEVIIFLGILNVLLLAGLIALGVHSRYLAAYLSNNPTNDTNDNPCATLKADLTEMVKKLPVSGGWNCSAAPQQFPAAQIDADRGMVVMTDKNSSAFFLSGSCWSKLGSVPLKHVSVGPAGIWGVDQQNKVYKFVASDFIPTRGLELKQVDAGGQGQVVGVAKGDTIHCLTANKASSIKEIINWTSGIAGFLIYISCAPTGCWGVNAQQSIFFTQISNSCVKPGNWIQVDGEAVNVEVGSDGNVFVVNRLGLLYERTGISDQVPQGTGWKKIEMSVKIKHASYDLGYMWLVTEEGFIVKCTK from the exons ATGGAAGGCACTTATGGGAACTTAGATCCTGAAGAATCCGTTTACCAAACTTCTACATGTAATGACAGCG GTTCAAGCAGCTCCAAGGTGAGACTTTACCTAGaagtaattatatttttggGAATCCTGAATGTTTTGCTGCTGGCTGGACTCATCGCCCTCGGCGTACACT CTCGTTACCTGGCAGCATATCTTTCCAACAACCCGACCAACGATACCAATGACAACCCGTGTGCCACTCTCAAAGCTGACCTCACCGAAATGGTTAAAAAGCTGCCAGTGTCTGGAG GTTGGAACTGCAGCGCTGCTCCACAGCAGTTTCCTGCAGCCCAGATCGATGCTGACCGGGGGATGGTTGTGATGACAGACAAAAACTCCAGCGCCTTCTTCTTGAGTGGATCATGTTGGTCCAAACTGGGCTCTGTGCCTCTTAAGCATGTCTCAGTGGGACCTGCAGGGATCTGGGGAGTCGACCAGCAGAACAAAGTCTATAAATTTGTAGCCAGTGATTTCATTCCTACTCGTG GTCTGGAGTTAAAGCAGGTAGATGCAGGAGGACAAGGTCAGGTAGTAGGAGTTGCTAAGGGCGACACCATCCACTGCCTGACTGCCAACAAAGCCTCATCCATAAAGGAGATCATAAACTGGACCAGTGGTATAGCTGGTTTTCTAATTTATATCAGTTGTGCTCCAACTGGATGCTGGGGAGTGAACGCACAACAATCAATCTTCTTCACG CAAATCTCAAACTCCTGCGTCAAGCCTGGAAACTGGATCCAGGTGGATGGAGAGGCAGTAAATGTTGAAGTTGGGAGTGACGGAAATGTCTTTGTTGTAAATCGACTTGGACTGCTCTACGAAAG AACTGGCATCTCTGATCAAGTTCCACAGGGCACAGGTTGGAAGAAAATTGAAATGTCTGTGAAGATCAAACACGCCAGCTACGATCTGGGGTATATGTGGCTTGTGACTGAGGAAGGTTTCATTGTGAAATGCACCAAGTAA